The Coffea arabica cultivar ET-39 chromosome 1e, Coffea Arabica ET-39 HiFi, whole genome shotgun sequence genome has a window encoding:
- the LOC113725547 gene encoding abscisic-aldehyde oxidase-like isoform X4 codes for MESAQLTQMEVNNTKIPPTEAGNRGLVFAVNGEKFEVAITDHSTTLLQFLRSHTRFKSPKLGCGEGGCGACVVVLSKYNPVLDRVEDFSVSSCLTLVCSVDGCSITTSEGLGNSKDGFHPIHERFAGFHASQCGYCTPGMCMSFFSALVKADKTNRPEPPPGFSKLTVSEAEKAIAGNLCRCTGYRPIADACKSFAADVDLEDLGINSFWRKGEPKEVKLRRLPSYTPDVRFNNYPEFLRGRSKSAKSLHFQNNSWYSPTTLEELESLLNSNATGDDMRIVVGNTGMGYYKELGNYNRYIDLRHVPELSMIRKNHQGIEIGAAVTISKVIEFLKEEGQVNSSSDGKQVFKKIADHMEKIASGFIRNSASIGGNLVMAQRKNFPSDIATVLLAVGSIVSITTGYKHERLTLEEFLARPPMDSRSLLFSVQIPFMEPKGNATSIASDSNLVFETYRAAPRPLGNALPYLNAAFLAVVSPHVKGVLINNIQLAFGAYGTKHAIRPNKVEDYLFGKILSVNVLYEAVKLVKVAVVPDFGTSHAAYRTSLAATFLFQFLSPFINVGAAISGSLSDGFTGSLQEDSSRICNGSSIGQLTNSTSLSSAKQEVTSSREYYPVGEPMLKSGATIQASGEAQYVDDIPSPPNCLHGSFIYSTKPLARVKGVDLLSNNQLSGVAGLISYKDIPERGENVGSVTMLGFEPLFADDLTRCAGEPIALVVAEKQKSADLEANSALVKYDTENLDPPILTVEEAVERSSFFEVPAFLYPKQVGDFSKGMAEADYTILSAEIKLRSQYHFYMETQTALAVPDEDNCIVVHTSTQCPEYAHRTIAKCLGIPEHNVRVITRRVGGGFGGKAMRAIPVATACALAAHKLRRPVRTYLNRKTDMIMIGGRHPMKITYDVGFKSNGKVTALHLDILINAGLSADFSPTMSLTIISTLKKYNWGALSFDVKVCKTNHSSKSAMRGPGEVQGSYIAEAIIEEIASVLLMEVDSVRNINLHTFESLNVFYGKAAGEAVEYTLTDMWNKLGVSSCFVQRKEMIEQFNQVNRWRKRGISRVPIVYEVVVRPTPGKVSILWDGTIVVEVGGIELGQGLWTKVRQITAYALSSIGCNGTENLVEKVRVIQSDTLSLVQGGLTAGSTTSESSCEAVRLCCNILVERLALLKSKLQEQMGPVNWDVLILQAHSQSVNMAASSYFVPQSNFMHYLNYGTAVSEVEVNILTGETKILQSDIIYDSGQSMNPAVDLGQIEGSFVQGIGFFMLEEFLTNADGLTITDSTWTYKIPTIDTIPMQLNVEMLNSGHHKQRVLSSKGWPLLFCGGACWLNLFES; via the exons ATGGAATCAGCTCAGCTAACGCAAATGGAGGTAAATAATACAAAAATCCCACCTACAGAAGCTGGCAATAGAGGCCTTGTGTTTGCAGTGAATGGAGAGAAGTTTGAGGTGGCAATTACTGACCATTCAACTACTTTGCTTCAGTTCTTGCGCTCTCATACTCGTTTTAAAAGTCCCAAGCTTGGCTGTGGTGAAG GTGGCTGTGGTGCTTGTGTTGTTGTGCTGTCTAAATACAACCCTGTGCTTGATCGAGTTGAAGATTTTTCTGTGAGTTCGTGTCTAACACTTGTTTGCAGTGTAGACGGCTGCTCAATCACCACAAGTGAAGGACTTGGAAATAGTAAAGATGGTTTCCATCCAATTCATGAAAGGTTTGCTGGATTCCATGCTTCCCAATGTGGATATTGCACTCCTGGAATGTGCATGTCATTTTTTTCAGCACTCGTAAAAGCTGATAAAACAAACAGGCCAGAACCTCCTCCAGGATTTTCAAAGCTGACTGTTTCTGAAGCTGAAAAGGCTATAGCTGGAAATCTCTGTCGCTGCACTGGATATCGACCCATTGCTGACGCCTGCAAAAGTTTTGCTGCTGATGTTGATTTGGAGGATTTGGGAATCAATTCTTTTTGGAGAAAAGGAGAGCCAAAGGAAGTTAAATTAAGGAGATTGCCTTCATATACTCCGGATGTTAGGTTCAATAACTATCCAGAATTTTTGAGAGGTAGGTCAAAGTCAGCAAAGAGCTTGCATTTTCAAAACAATTCTTGGTACAGTCCCACTACTCTTGAGGAGCTTGAAAGCTTGTTGAACTCTAATGCAACTGGGGATGACATGCGGATAGTAGTGGGTAACACTGGGATGGGTTACTATAAGGAATTAGGTAACTACAACAGATACATTGACCTGAGGCACGTACCTGAGCTTTCAATGATAAGAAAAAATCACCAGGGAATTGAAATTGGTGCTGCTGTGACAATCTCCAAAGTTATTGAATTTTTGAAGGAGGAAGGTCAGGTTAATTCTTCCTCTGATGGTAAGCAGGTCTTCAAAAAAATTGCTGACCATATGGAGAAAATTGCTTCAGGGTTCATTAGAAACTCTGCTAGTATTGGTGGAAATTTGGTTATGGCacaaaggaaaaattttccttCAGACATAGCCACTGTACTTCTTGCTGTGGGTTCTATTGTTAGTATAACAACTGGTTACAAGCATGAACGTCTTACATTGGAAGAGTTCTTGGCAAGACCACCTATGGACTCTAGAAGTTTGCTGTTCAGTGTGCAGATTCCATTTATGGAGCCAAAAGGGAATGCTACCAGCATTGCATCTGATTCCAATTTGGTGTTTGAGACCTATCGTGCTGCACCAAGACCCCTGGGAAATGCTTTGCCTTATTTGAATGCTGCGTTCCTGGCTGTTGTGTCTCCTCATGTAAAAGGAGTTCTAATAAACAATATCCAATTGGCTTTTGGTGCTTATGGTACTAAACATGCAATAAGACCAAATAAGGTTGAAGATTACCTTTTTGGAAAGATACTAAGTGTTAATGTTCTGTATGAAGCAGTAAAATTAGTTAAAGTTGCTGTAGTGCCTGACTTTGGCACTTCCCATGCTGCTTACAGGACCAGCTTGGCTGCTACTTTCCTATTTCAGTTTCTTTCCCCATTCATCAATGTTGGTGCTGCTATTTCTGGTAGTTTATCCGATGGATTTACTGGCAGTTTGCAAGAGGATTCATCCAGAATCTGTAATGGTAGTTCTATTGGTCAATTGACAAATTCAACATCTTTGTCATCTGCAAAGCAGGAGGTGACCTCGAGTAGAGAGTACTATCCAGTTGGAGAACCAATGTTAAAGTCTGGTGCTACCATCCAAGCTTCAG GAGAAGCTCAGTATGTTGATGACATTCCATCGCCTCCAAACTGTCTGCACGGATCATTTATATATAGTACAAAACCTTTAGCAAGGGTAAAAGGTGTGGACTTGTTATCAAACAATCAACTTAGTGGAGTTGCTGGTCTCATATCTTATAAAGATATTCCAGAAAGAGGAGAAAATGTAGGATCTGTGACAATGCTCggttttgaacctttatttgCTGATGACCTTACCAGGTGTGCTGGAGAGCCAATTGCATTAGTG GTAgcagaaaaacaaaaatctgcCGATCTTGAGGCGAACTCAGCTCTCGTCAAGTATGACACCGAAAATTTGGATCCACCAATTTTAACTGTTGAAGAAGCTGTTGAGAGGTCAAGTTTTTTTGAGGTCCCTGCTTTTTTGTATCCAAAACAGGTTGGTGATTTCTCCAAAGGAATGGCTGAAGCTGATTATACAATTCTGTCTGCTGAG ATTAAACTTCGGTCACAATACCATTTTTATATGGAGACACAAACTGCACTTGCAGTTCCGGATGAAGACAATTGCATAGTAGTTCACACTTCAACTCAGTGCCCAGAGTATGCTCACAGGACAATTGCAAAATGTCTTGGCATTCCTGAGCATAATGTCCGTGTAATTACAAGAAGGGTAGGTGGAGGATTTGGGGGCAAGGCAATGAGAGCAATTCCT GTTGCTACAGCATGTGCACTTGCAGCACATAAATTACGCCGCCCTGTCAGGACATATCTCAATCGGAAAACTGACATGATAATGATTGGAGGAAGACATCCCATGAAAATCACTTATGATGTCGGATTCAAATCAAATGGAAAGGTCACAGCCTTGCACCTTGACATACTAATTAATGCTGGACTCTCCGCAGATTTTAGTCCCACCATGTCATTAACCATAATTAGTACCCTTAAAAAGTATAATTGGGGTGCTTTGTCATTTGATGTAAAAGTTTGTAAGACAAACCATTCTAGCAAATCTGCAATGAGAGGTCCTGGAGAGGTTCAAGGATCTTATATTGCTGAAGCTATAATAGAAGAAATTGCATCTGTGCTTTTGATGGAGGTAGATTCTGTCAGAAACATAAACCTTCACACATTTGAAAGCCTTAATGTGTTCTATGGGAAGGCTGCAGGTGAAGCAGTAGAGTATACGTTGACTGACATGTGGAATAAATTGGGTGTATCTTCATGCTTTGTCCAAAGGAAAGAAATGATAGAGCAGTTTAATCAGGTCAACAGATGGAGAAAAAGAGGCATTTCACGGGTCCCAATTGTTTATGAAGTGGTGGTAAGACCAACCCCTGGCAAAGTTAGCATACTTTGGGATGGAACTATTGTTGTAGAAGTAGGAGGAATAGAATTAGGCCAGGGGCTCTGGACTAAGGTAAGACAGATAACTGCGTATGCTCTCAGTTCAATTGGATGTAATGGGACTGAAAACCTAGTGGAAAAGGTACGGGTTATACAGTCAGACACTTTAAGTTTAGTACAGGGGGGTCTGACTGCTGGCAGCACGACATCAGAATCGAGCTGTGAAGCTGTCAGATTATGCTGCAACATCTTAGTTGAAAGACTAGCTCTTCTTAAAAGTAAGTTGCAGGAGCAAATGGGTCCTGTTAACTGGGATGTCCTGATTCTCCAG GCACATTCTCAATCTGTGAACATGGCTGCGAGTTCTTACTTTGTTCCCCAATCCAATTTCATGCATTATTTGAACTATGGCACTGCAGTTAGTGAG GTAGAGGTGAATATACTGACAGGAGAAACTAAAATTTTGCAATCCGATATTATCTATGATTCTGGACAGAGCATGAACCCTGCAGTGGATTTGGGACAG ATAGAAGGATCCTTTGTTCAAGGAATTGGATTCTTTATGCTCGAGGAGTTCCTCACCAATGCAGACGGTTTAACAATTACAGATAGCACATGGACATACAAAATCCCAACAATAGACACCATACCAATGCAGCTGAACGTTGAAATGCTAAATAGTGGACATCATAAACAGCGCGTTCTTTCGTCTAAAG GATGGCCTTTGCTGTTTTGTGGTGGTGCATGCTGGCTGAATCTGTTTGAATCCTAG
- the LOC113725547 gene encoding indole-3-acetaldehyde oxidase-like isoform X3 codes for MESAQLTQMEVNNTKIPPTEAGNRGLVFAVNGEKFEVAITDHSTTLLQFLRSHTRFKSPKLGCGEGGCGACVVVLSKYNPVLDRVEDFSVSSCLTLVCSVDGCSITTSEGLGNSKDGFHPIHERFAGFHASQCGYCTPGMCMSFFSALVKADKTNRPEPPPGFSKLTVSEAEKAIAGNLCRCTGYRPIADACKSFAADVDLEDLGINSFWRKGEPKEVKLRRLPSYTPDVRFNNYPEFLRGRSKSAKSLHFQNNSWYSPTTLEELESLLNSNATGDDMRIVVGNTGMGYYKELGNYNRYIDLRHVPELSMIRKNHQGIEIGAAVTISKVIEFLKEEGQVNSSSDGKQVFKKIADHMEKIASGFIRNSASIGGNLVMAQRKNFPSDIATVLLAVGSIVSITTGYKHERLTLEEFLARPPMDSRSLLFSVQIPFMEPKGNATSIASDSNLVFETYRAAPRPLGNALPYLNAAFLAVVSPHVKGVLINNIQLAFGAYGTKHAIRPNKVEDYLFGKILSVNVLYEAVKLVKVAVVPDFGTSHAAYRTSLAATFLFQFLSPFINVGAAISGSLSDGFTGSLQEDSSRICNGSSIGQLTNSTSLSSAKQEVTSSREYYPVGEPMLKSGATIQASGEAQYVDDIPSPPNCLHGSFIYSTKPLARVKGVDLLSNNQLSGVAGLISYKDIPERGENVGSVTMLGFEPLFADDLTRCAGEPIALVVAEKQKSADLEANSALVKYDTENLDPPILTVEEAVERSSFFEVPAFLYPKQVGDFSKGMAEADYTILSAEIKLRSQYHFYMETQTALAVPDEDNCIVVHTSTQCPEYAHRTIAKCLGIPEHNVRVITRRVGGGFGGKAMRAIPVATACALAAHKLRRPVRTYLNRKTDMIMIGGRHPMKITYDVGFKSNGKVTALHLDILINAGLSADFSPTMSLTIISTLKKYNWGALSFDVKVCKTNHSSKSAMRGPGEVQGSYIAEAIIEEIASVLLMEVDSVRNINLHTFESLNVFYGKAAGEAVEYTLTDMWNKLGVSSCFVQRKEMIEQFNQVNRWRKRGISRVPIVYEVVVRPTPGKVSILWDGTIVVEVGGIELGQGLWTKVRQITAYALSSIGCNGTENLVEKVRVIQSDTLSLVQGGLTAGSTTSESSCEAVRLCCNILVERLALLKSKLQEQMGPVNWDVLILQVEVNILTGETKILQSDIIYDSGQSMNPAVDLGQIEGSFVQGIGFFMLEEFLTNADGLTITDSTWTYKIPTIDTIPMQLNVEMLNSGHHKQRVLSSKASGEPPLLLAVSVHCATKAAIKEARKQLNTWSGVDGPDSAFQLDVPAIMPVVKSLCGLDNVERYLESLLH; via the exons ATGGAATCAGCTCAGCTAACGCAAATGGAGGTAAATAATACAAAAATCCCACCTACAGAAGCTGGCAATAGAGGCCTTGTGTTTGCAGTGAATGGAGAGAAGTTTGAGGTGGCAATTACTGACCATTCAACTACTTTGCTTCAGTTCTTGCGCTCTCATACTCGTTTTAAAAGTCCCAAGCTTGGCTGTGGTGAAG GTGGCTGTGGTGCTTGTGTTGTTGTGCTGTCTAAATACAACCCTGTGCTTGATCGAGTTGAAGATTTTTCTGTGAGTTCGTGTCTAACACTTGTTTGCAGTGTAGACGGCTGCTCAATCACCACAAGTGAAGGACTTGGAAATAGTAAAGATGGTTTCCATCCAATTCATGAAAGGTTTGCTGGATTCCATGCTTCCCAATGTGGATATTGCACTCCTGGAATGTGCATGTCATTTTTTTCAGCACTCGTAAAAGCTGATAAAACAAACAGGCCAGAACCTCCTCCAGGATTTTCAAAGCTGACTGTTTCTGAAGCTGAAAAGGCTATAGCTGGAAATCTCTGTCGCTGCACTGGATATCGACCCATTGCTGACGCCTGCAAAAGTTTTGCTGCTGATGTTGATTTGGAGGATTTGGGAATCAATTCTTTTTGGAGAAAAGGAGAGCCAAAGGAAGTTAAATTAAGGAGATTGCCTTCATATACTCCGGATGTTAGGTTCAATAACTATCCAGAATTTTTGAGAGGTAGGTCAAAGTCAGCAAAGAGCTTGCATTTTCAAAACAATTCTTGGTACAGTCCCACTACTCTTGAGGAGCTTGAAAGCTTGTTGAACTCTAATGCAACTGGGGATGACATGCGGATAGTAGTGGGTAACACTGGGATGGGTTACTATAAGGAATTAGGTAACTACAACAGATACATTGACCTGAGGCACGTACCTGAGCTTTCAATGATAAGAAAAAATCACCAGGGAATTGAAATTGGTGCTGCTGTGACAATCTCCAAAGTTATTGAATTTTTGAAGGAGGAAGGTCAGGTTAATTCTTCCTCTGATGGTAAGCAGGTCTTCAAAAAAATTGCTGACCATATGGAGAAAATTGCTTCAGGGTTCATTAGAAACTCTGCTAGTATTGGTGGAAATTTGGTTATGGCacaaaggaaaaattttccttCAGACATAGCCACTGTACTTCTTGCTGTGGGTTCTATTGTTAGTATAACAACTGGTTACAAGCATGAACGTCTTACATTGGAAGAGTTCTTGGCAAGACCACCTATGGACTCTAGAAGTTTGCTGTTCAGTGTGCAGATTCCATTTATGGAGCCAAAAGGGAATGCTACCAGCATTGCATCTGATTCCAATTTGGTGTTTGAGACCTATCGTGCTGCACCAAGACCCCTGGGAAATGCTTTGCCTTATTTGAATGCTGCGTTCCTGGCTGTTGTGTCTCCTCATGTAAAAGGAGTTCTAATAAACAATATCCAATTGGCTTTTGGTGCTTATGGTACTAAACATGCAATAAGACCAAATAAGGTTGAAGATTACCTTTTTGGAAAGATACTAAGTGTTAATGTTCTGTATGAAGCAGTAAAATTAGTTAAAGTTGCTGTAGTGCCTGACTTTGGCACTTCCCATGCTGCTTACAGGACCAGCTTGGCTGCTACTTTCCTATTTCAGTTTCTTTCCCCATTCATCAATGTTGGTGCTGCTATTTCTGGTAGTTTATCCGATGGATTTACTGGCAGTTTGCAAGAGGATTCATCCAGAATCTGTAATGGTAGTTCTATTGGTCAATTGACAAATTCAACATCTTTGTCATCTGCAAAGCAGGAGGTGACCTCGAGTAGAGAGTACTATCCAGTTGGAGAACCAATGTTAAAGTCTGGTGCTACCATCCAAGCTTCAG GAGAAGCTCAGTATGTTGATGACATTCCATCGCCTCCAAACTGTCTGCACGGATCATTTATATATAGTACAAAACCTTTAGCAAGGGTAAAAGGTGTGGACTTGTTATCAAACAATCAACTTAGTGGAGTTGCTGGTCTCATATCTTATAAAGATATTCCAGAAAGAGGAGAAAATGTAGGATCTGTGACAATGCTCggttttgaacctttatttgCTGATGACCTTACCAGGTGTGCTGGAGAGCCAATTGCATTAGTG GTAgcagaaaaacaaaaatctgcCGATCTTGAGGCGAACTCAGCTCTCGTCAAGTATGACACCGAAAATTTGGATCCACCAATTTTAACTGTTGAAGAAGCTGTTGAGAGGTCAAGTTTTTTTGAGGTCCCTGCTTTTTTGTATCCAAAACAGGTTGGTGATTTCTCCAAAGGAATGGCTGAAGCTGATTATACAATTCTGTCTGCTGAG ATTAAACTTCGGTCACAATACCATTTTTATATGGAGACACAAACTGCACTTGCAGTTCCGGATGAAGACAATTGCATAGTAGTTCACACTTCAACTCAGTGCCCAGAGTATGCTCACAGGACAATTGCAAAATGTCTTGGCATTCCTGAGCATAATGTCCGTGTAATTACAAGAAGGGTAGGTGGAGGATTTGGGGGCAAGGCAATGAGAGCAATTCCT GTTGCTACAGCATGTGCACTTGCAGCACATAAATTACGCCGCCCTGTCAGGACATATCTCAATCGGAAAACTGACATGATAATGATTGGAGGAAGACATCCCATGAAAATCACTTATGATGTCGGATTCAAATCAAATGGAAAGGTCACAGCCTTGCACCTTGACATACTAATTAATGCTGGACTCTCCGCAGATTTTAGTCCCACCATGTCATTAACCATAATTAGTACCCTTAAAAAGTATAATTGGGGTGCTTTGTCATTTGATGTAAAAGTTTGTAAGACAAACCATTCTAGCAAATCTGCAATGAGAGGTCCTGGAGAGGTTCAAGGATCTTATATTGCTGAAGCTATAATAGAAGAAATTGCATCTGTGCTTTTGATGGAGGTAGATTCTGTCAGAAACATAAACCTTCACACATTTGAAAGCCTTAATGTGTTCTATGGGAAGGCTGCAGGTGAAGCAGTAGAGTATACGTTGACTGACATGTGGAATAAATTGGGTGTATCTTCATGCTTTGTCCAAAGGAAAGAAATGATAGAGCAGTTTAATCAGGTCAACAGATGGAGAAAAAGAGGCATTTCACGGGTCCCAATTGTTTATGAAGTGGTGGTAAGACCAACCCCTGGCAAAGTTAGCATACTTTGGGATGGAACTATTGTTGTAGAAGTAGGAGGAATAGAATTAGGCCAGGGGCTCTGGACTAAGGTAAGACAGATAACTGCGTATGCTCTCAGTTCAATTGGATGTAATGGGACTGAAAACCTAGTGGAAAAGGTACGGGTTATACAGTCAGACACTTTAAGTTTAGTACAGGGGGGTCTGACTGCTGGCAGCACGACATCAGAATCGAGCTGTGAAGCTGTCAGATTATGCTGCAACATCTTAGTTGAAAGACTAGCTCTTCTTAAAAGTAAGTTGCAGGAGCAAATGGGTCCTGTTAACTGGGATGTCCTGATTCTCCAG GTAGAGGTGAATATACTGACAGGAGAAACTAAAATTTTGCAATCCGATATTATCTATGATTCTGGACAGAGCATGAACCCTGCAGTGGATTTGGGACAG ATAGAAGGATCCTTTGTTCAAGGAATTGGATTCTTTATGCTCGAGGAGTTCCTCACCAATGCAGACGGTTTAACAATTACAGATAGCACATGGACATACAAAATCCCAACAATAGACACCATACCAATGCAGCTGAACGTTGAAATGCTAAATAGTGGACATCATAAACAGCGCGTTCTTTCGTCTAAAG CCTCCGGAGAACCACCATTGCTTCTGGCTGTCTCAGTACATTGTGCAACAAAGGCAGCAATTAAAGAAGCCAGGAAACAGCTAAATACCTGGAGTGGAGTTGATGGACCTGATTCAGCATTCCAGTTGGATGTCCCAGCTATTATGCCTGTTGTGAAAAGCCTCTGTGGCTTGGACAATGTGGAGAGGTACTTGGAAAGCTTGCTTCACTGA